CGGTCCATGGATGTGCCATCTGAAGCTGAGACTAGGCCTGGATACATTCAGGGATGTGTGAGTCATGCAGGTTTGCAAAGATTTtatgtgtttgtatttatttaagcTGCAGCCCCAGGTCATCCAGTGCCTAAATACAAAAGCAAGGTCTTCTTTAGATGTCACGTGAAGCAGGCGTCTCTCCTAATGGTTGGGCCTGTGCAGAAGACCGGATTTAGAGAGGGGTGGAGTGCACAGGTACACCAGCCCTCCACTGTAACATGCTTTATGACACAAGATTCCTGTGTGTTCTCCTTCAAAATGCTCTCCATTCACATATCTTCCCTTTAGAATTCCAGATTTAGGCCATTTTCAGTTATAGAGAACTTTTTGTTAGGTATTCATATGTAAAATATAAGTCTGATTATTACTGTGAAATACTGGCAGTAGTAAACTGCCTGTTGCATATCTGATTGTTTTACTAAACCTGGTTTACACCTTGGTGATACACTTGAAATAtttcacagctctctggaatacttgattccaACTGGTCAGTTGCAGCATTccgtggtcaaatatttttgtttaattaactgttgtcccaggcaactgaTTTCTAACATAGCTGaactagtttcatgtctcttctcatttaataaaataatttttaactcAGATCCATATTTCAGGTCCATTTaattggttagtagctgtgtaataagctgaTCATCCTGAggctttattttgcaataatgacaagCTGAATGTACACTATCTTACTTAAATCACTGGACTGAGCTATGAAAAACAATGCTATCacattttctgttaaaaaatTTAAGAAATGAAAGTGAAgatgttccatgttcaatacaagttaagctcaatcgaaagcatttgtggcataatgtccaTGACCACAGAAAATCATtccctcatttatatatatacaatatatatacaaataaatatacatatactgtacatacatactgtacatttatatatacagtgtgtgtatatatatatatatatatatatatatatatatatatatatatatgtatatatatagactaccggtcaaaagttttgaaacacttactcattctttattataaatttttttctcacattttagaataatagtaaagccatcaaaactatggaataacataaatggaactatgggaattatgttgtgactaaacaaaatccaaaataaatctataaaattatattttagcatcttctaagtactcaccctttgcctagaatttgcagacatgtactcttgacattttctcaaccaaattcttgaggtatcaccctgggatgctttttaaacagaattgaaggagttcccatctatgttgggcacttattggctgcttttctttattatttggtccaagtcattaatttaaaaaaaaaaaaaattttagttttatataaatacatttatatggtggcacaattatatttttgtctacaaaactaatttcaaacatttaagcatactccttcagatcaaaagatttttaagatcatgagaaacatttcagacaagtgtttcaaaacttttgaccagtagtgtgtgtgtgtgtatatatatatatatatatatagcaaaaaaaatttgtataatgtttacatcttgtggctatacttatgaaacagtgtgtattttaatgtttataaactggccccattcacttccattatgtaagtgacaatgttttttttttatttttttttttataaaatatagaatgaggaacgagtcaaaataattttttgtgataatcaacattgaCAAATTTGTACTGAACCTTCCTTTATATTGTTGTAAAATGCTGCAAAGTGATGTGTTATAATGTTTTCCAACAGCATGTGGTGTATGAATGTAATGACACTGAAGACACAAGCAGttttatatttaacaatatatattttccGATTTCAATGTACATTCCGTGTTGACATAAGCTTTTATTCACAAACAAAAGTAGGCATctaaataaatactatataaaatagaacttcaaaataaatatatatctataAAGGGACATTTTCATGTGTgagagatttttttcttcttttttcttttttaaacaaaacaaaagcacattGCTCTTTTCTTTAATCCTCAACATTAACAATGAAGCCAAAGTAACGCAGAAGATTACAAGCCCAGTTTGGAAGGCAGCTTGAAGTGGGTTAAATCTAATGGGTTGCTATAGTGGCCAAGAATATGTACCACAAACAGATGAAGTCAGAGCGTCCTGATGAAAACATCTCAGCATTGAGTAGCAAGAAGGAAGATCGTTCAGTTATGCAAACAACCATTAAGTTTGTATTTTACagcttttttgtgtattttttctcTAGTTGAAAAGATCGTGAAAAATTAACACTGTAAGAGAAGGAGGGGCAAAAAGCAACACCAAATAAGATGGAATGGAATGTCACTTGAGAGAGATCCCTGTTCCTCCCAGACAAGTTTTCGCACAGCAGCTGTATATGTCAATCAAGCACTGAAGATGGTGCACCATTTTAGGAggaaattccaaaaaaaaaaaaaaaaaaaaccttggccACCTTTAGGTGGTTAGCGTGATGAAATGGCGTTCCTTCAGTGAATTCAATTAAATCTACAGTTTCAGGGGCACAGAGGATCAGGGAATCAGCCTTGCCTCTCTCGTGCTAATGAGGCATGGCTAGCATTAACGGAGGTATTTTTATTGCCTGGCACACTTTTCTAAATCAAGTGCTTGTAATTGAAATACTTAAACACCCTACATACtacgccacagtcacgtaatccAAACTCCCACCCGCACCCGGCCCtcccaaaaatataataattcatttaTATACTTTTGTACTGAATCGTAATTAAATTGTACCATGCAATTCCTCAGGACATTTGAAACATATTTTAAGATCGCTAGTTTTCTCTATTAACTATTAACAAGAATGTGTAACCTGCATAGGTCAAAAACTCTATCTAGATATCTATGTTACATTTGCAACTCTTCCCTATGCAGCTATGTAAGCCTTTCCATCCACAACTACTCTGGCACCTATCCATGGTTTAGATTGCAAAGACGTAAACCCTAGCCTTATACATTCAAGACTAAGAACAGTAGTGTATTTTGCTTATTCTGATTTGTGCAACGAGTACAAACATTGGAGTATGTGGGACTACATGAGCGAGGTGCTAGTTCGGTATAAATACGTGAACCGTTGGTTTGTATTGAGCAGGCAGACAATATTCCCTCATGCTCCCACGACGAGGAATCCTTGAAAGCAGAGTACCGTACCTTTAAGAGCTTATTGTCGCACTGGAGTACAACAATGCATGCCCACTTgcacacaaaaaattataaaaatggtcAACTAAAACTATGGTGCACTCCTTTGGCAAAATCTCAATAATCTATACACATAACAAAAATATATGTGGAGAAAGCAGTTCGATACTAGGGCACGTTATGTTTGGTGGTGGTCTGGTGCGTCGTAAACTAGAGGAATTTGTCCAACTACAGTGAAACACTTTGTACACGCTACTGTACATAATACTGTGCTTTTGCCTCATTTATAATAGAGATACAGTTGGTTTTGTTTATCAGCGGCAGAACAATATAAGATAACTTTATAGCTTTTCCTTTTCCCATAATCACTGACCCAATTCTCCTCGTAGCTCGGTGTCTGAAATGCTGCATTGTGATTTCTTTAAATAATGCCTCCACCTAATTCCAAGCTGAATTCACATTCAGCATGTAATTCCCATGAACTGATGATCCCTGAGGTCATTTTCTACATCAAATTGAACTGCTAACATTTGGAAGAATTATTGTGGAagttcatgtactgtatgtcatcaAAAGGGAATTATGAAAGCTATTCCACCTATTTGCCATCTAAGAGTCAAACAATCTGTCCCCATTGAAGATAGAAATCATCCTGTCAAGAAGTAACGGTTATAGGTGGTCTTGATTCATGTCTTTCGCAATGGTACACATTGCATTTAGGGACATCAATGGAATCcttcaatgcaacaaaatgaccTCCTTTGATGCATTCTAAACAAGAGAGGAAATAAAGCTctagaacaagcttgtaaatgtactgTGCACTGAGGTGAAGTTTGGTTATTTTGATTGTGACGTGTTATCAGCTTGGAATTCACTGCAACCTTTCCTCTGTGCCAGATCTGGAGGGGAATTGTCAAAGTATAGAGTGTTCTTGTATGGGTGATATGTACTTTGACTTTTTAAAGCCACCCAAAGAGAAAATGAACATCGGAAAAGAGATTGGACTCTTTCAAACAGACATTTTGCtaaaatgcagcattttgtggTAGCAAGTTGGGGCTGAAATAGCAGAACACCTTGATTCCACAGCCATCTTGAGAAACCCCAAGGAGAAGGAACTACAGGCCTCTCTTTTGTAGTACTTGACAAACAAGTAAAGTAATGGTTTGTGCCCATTGTTTGAACGTTGCTACTGATTTACGGTAGAATACCTTAAGCACGAGGGTTATGCGTGAACCTTAAGTACCATGATTTCGGGAAGTACGCCACTACCGTAGATGGTCCTGCAAACTTTGCTCACGAGTCTCTGTTGTACACTCCATTTCTAGCCATCAGGATGCATGTTTTTCCACTGGACAGGCCTTGACCTCTGCCGCCTTGCAGGTTTGGGTGCTTTTGCAGCGGCAGCCTGGGCGGCTGAGTCCATCATAGCACTTCTGCGAAAGCTTGGCGCAACCAGTGGCAGGCAAGTAGCACATCAGGCAAGGCAGGACCAATGAAACAGCTGCCATGAAGGACCATCGGGCACAACAGTTCGAGTTTGAGCAAGAGCATGGCTTGTCAGCGCAGGAGCCTTCCTCGTCCTCATCCTCAGTGCAGTGGTAGAAGACACCCTTGACTAGACACATGCAGGTGACTGAGTCCACTAGATTCTGCGCTGAACACAGGCACTTTTGGTTGCAGACCCAACATGACGGCAAGGTCCGTGGCAACGTGCACTCTGTGCATCGGCATTTGCCACACTTTTCACACAAAGGCATGTGCTTCTTCTCTACTGGCAAAGCTGCCACTGCTTTCATGTTCTGGGTCTTGGAGCTTACCACCTTGGGTTGCTCTGCAGCAAGGGTCCTGCCGTGGCCACCGCCAGTGGTATATGGATCCACAACAGGAGGTGGAGCAGCGTGGTCCAGCAGCCGTTGGTCGGATGAGGTGCTGCTGCTACTGCTGATAGAGCTGGGCCGACCGCTGAATGAAATCCAAGGGTGTGTGGTGGCATCTGGGATCTCACAGCGGGACAGATTAGGATGGGGTGGGGCTCCCAGCAGGACTTCTTGCCCCCTTGTGGCTGCCTTGTGGCTCGGTGGCTGTTGTGAGATCACCGCAGGAGTGTCGATGTAGTCATTCTCGAGATGTAAAGATTTCATTTGGTCAATGGGGTAGATAGTTAATGGGTGCTGGAGCCGTCCGTAGGGTATGCGGCTGTCCAGCAATGGTTGCACCATGATGGAGGAGGAGACTCCAGGAATGTGGTGAGGAACCCTTGACTCCATCTGTAGGTTGTGTTCCTCAAACACCAGAGCTCAGGACAGCATTTAGCACTCCTGCAGAGATAACAGCATGACTTAGTAATGAAAAATCCCTTTACAGGAGGATAGTCTCCTTTTTTTGATCAAAGCCGACCAAGTATAATTCTGTTCTTGACAAATTTGCTATTATTCTACAATTTAAAGACAAAGGTTGTGTGGAAGTGACCACTGTCTGAAAACTCAaggtacatttaaaataaatagagACCTTTGTGTAACAGAgcaaagattttaaaaaacaaacataattcaTGACCGTGTAATTAGGGCTATATATTTGTTATTAGAAGACAAGGTTACAAAATGATTGTTAATCCTTCAATCCAATAATCAAAGTCATTATTCTTATATTATTAGTAGTTTAACTGCAAGCCTACAAGATACGCCTTGTTAAGGGAGGGCATTTTGAATAATAGTGAAATGTGAGATGACAAAGATTAATCTACACTTGAGTTTTCTCGTAAGTAAAATCAAATTAATATGACGATTGGTCGGACGTTATCAATCACGAGTTTGAGGGTAAAATTCTCACATGGACACGGTTAAATCAGAAAGTCAAATATATTTCAGTTAGACGGTGCTGTAAAAGGTTTTAACAAGCCTATGTGCTATTTGTTAGAGAGCgcttaagaaattatatttgacgagaaaagaaaatcaacctGTTGAAGGATTTTTGCGTACGCTTATACACTATTGAGGTGGCATTGACTCGAGATGTTGCGTATTGGGCTTCTGCGCTTCTCTTGTTACGCAGTGAGCCTATACATTCTCTGAAGCGTTGTCATCTAAAACGGCTTATTATATGCTGGCGTGCTTGAATTATTACGATTTCATATTCAAAGCGGTCTTGTTCTTAAACGGCGTACTTGACTCGTAACCGTTAGCTACATTTCTTCCATACCAGAATATAAAAACGTCTAGAACTTCGATACAGCGATGTCGTCGGGCTGTAAATCATCTCCGTTCGGTGTTTTATCCACGAAAAGGATATATTTGGCTGAAGATGATAAGTCAAGACCAACTGACCGAATGACGGGCGAATGCGCGAGCTGCAGCGGAGCGTCACGCGATGATATTCGATAGAACGCGAATGAACGCGTTGCTCGCGCGAGCAAATGCCACCGAATATACGCAACACAACCAGCTCTCGTTTACCTGATCAAATGAAACGACGTGTGTGTAGTTAACCTCACATTTTCACCTGCCCTTCTTGTACATTTCATTGTTAAATTGCCGACGACCCTGCCGTGGCTAGTTTCCGTAGTTAAATATTTACACAAGGGACATCGTGTTGCAAAAGAACGGCTGTGTATCGGCGCTTTCTGATAAGCCAGCAAAATGGAAACGAGTCGGTCGCGATTTGGAAACAGAAAATAAGCAGTGTTATAGCATTGTATTTGACAATTGTGTTGCATTCCAAATGAGGTTTTAGAATAATCGTTGAGCATAAATACCTATATATCTGAAAATAACCGGGGAAAACTCACTTGCTTTAGAAAACTGATCATTTCCTTCTCCGATGAACACGGTATAGCGTTATATTCCAATATCAGATAGATAGATCCAAATGAAGCCACGGAGGGGAAAACAAAAATCCGGACGACTCTCCGTTTGATGTGCACTGCAGTAAGGACACAGTCTTCTCCATACGATGCTGCAACtacatgagggaaatggcttttTATGAATGGGAGGGTAAGAAGCGTACTGCGCAGATGCTTTTGacagatttttttgtgaatggGAGGGCATTACGACTCAGGGCGCAAATGCGGGGGTTACACTTTTATGAATGAGAGCGCTCCGGACTTCACTGCGCATGCGCGCTTTCAAGATTTCATGAATGGAAGAATGGGGGCTTTTCGTCACAAGGGCAATGTCAAAGCGGATTACATGAAAAAGGCGGCTACTAGTTCAGGTTATCTATACATTACCTTATTCGTGTCCTGTTAAGGTCCTGACCTGCTATATGCGAGCAACTCGTACAATAACCTCTTGAAACGATTTTTAAAGTAACTGGGCGATTTCAGCACAGTGCTGTGTTGTTATTAATAAGGTGTCAAAGACTAAAAATGGTGAGGACAGAGAGTGAGTTCTGCGAATATTGTTTGATATGACGAATTAAGCGTGTGAAACTGTCGAAGCAAAATGCATGTTAGTGAAGTTAGATCACGTTTAGTCCATAACATTAGTGAAACAGACCCTTGTGGATTTCATCAACATTTTAGTGTGAGCAAGGATTCATTTTTAAGCCTGAATAGAGTGAGGTGCACTTTATCCTCATTTTGTGCAACCACAAAACAGGTCAGTGACTCTATTGGTCTTGTGACAACTACAAAAAAAGAGAGTTTGCATTTAAGCGATCCTATTTAAACGCTTAGATAAATAAAGGGGCTCTTGAGCTCGCGCACTGGAGTAGTAAAACGCGTTTATGACGCAGCAGCATGAGGTCATGCGGGCTCAACAAAAGAGCAGGATGTTGTCGATTTGTAATGATCCCGCTAGCAGGAAATGTGTGTGAATTTCCTTTTTAACATCCCCCCTGTCTACCCTTCCCCCCACGGATAATTCCCAGCTTGTGGCTTGACTAATGCTGTCAAATGTTAATGGACAGCAGCCTCTACATTAGCACAGATTTCCATGACAACATCCGCTTTCATATTGAAAATACAATTTAATGCGAAATGTTGGTGATAAATGATGATGTGATATGATTTGTGCCTACAGCTTTGTTCGTTGTATAAACGTTGTgccaaaatgtatttcatttcgcCTCTTAGAGATAAGGAACACGGCACTTTCGATATTGATTAGATGGGAACCTGGAGGAAAGAGACAGAGCTAAAAATAGCACATCATCACACACTTTCAACGCCATGTTTTCCGTTTGGTGCAAATGACCACAAACTGAGAATAGGATTATCAAGTGGGCATTTTAACATCTCTAATACACAATGGGTTATATGGGTTAGTCTACTCCATACCATAGAATAAACACTAATGACGAATCACCAATGAAtggattaatatttatttatttatttatttatttgcagtgtaTTCTGCCTATTTTTGAATTTaaccattacattttaaatggtcaAGTTAGGCTTATGGATAgagatttcttttttgtgaaacaataaaaaaaagaaaaaaaaagaaaaaaaaagaataatgggCCTATAATTTGATATTTTGATCGTCGACAAATAAGGGTTTCAGAGttgataaaaatgataaaaatctagtttaaaacacacgtgtcaagttcatagaaatgtaatctttgtgtccaatttggtttcattattatccaaaaaaaaaaaaaaaagtaaaataaaattaaaaaaagtatagcATTTGCTGACTTTTAATAAAGG
The DNA window shown above is from Myxocyprinus asiaticus isolate MX2 ecotype Aquarium Trade chromosome 40, UBuf_Myxa_2, whole genome shotgun sequence and carries:
- the spry4 gene encoding protein sprouty homolog 4, with protein sequence MESRVPHHIPGVSSSIMVQPLLDSRIPYGRLQHPLTIYPIDQMKSLHLENDYIDTPAVISQQPPSHKAATRGQEVLLGAPPHPNLSRCEIPDATTHPWISFSGRPSSISSSSSTSSDQRLLDHAAPPPVVDPYTTGGGHGRTLAAEQPKVVSSKTQNMKAVAALPVEKKHMPLCEKCGKCRCTECTLPRTLPSCWVCNQKCLCSAQNLVDSVTCMCLVKGVFYHCTEDEDEEGSCADKPCSCSNSNCCARWSFMAAVSLVLPCLMCYLPATGCAKLSQKCYDGLSRPGCRCKSTQTCKAAEVKACPVEKHAS